In Bradyrhizobium sp. CCBAU 051011, the following are encoded in one genomic region:
- a CDS encoding bifunctional acetate--CoA ligase family protein/GNAT family N-acetyltransferase — protein sequence MSTYRLNNLLSPHSVALVGASPRQGSVGRAILNNIRKAQFKGEFGLVNPRYHEIDGVATADSIAKLTFVPELVVLTTPARTIAGLIDEAGRRGAAGAVIVSAGLGHGPDSLAEAAERAAQKYGMRLIGPNCLGIMMPGVSLNASFSAHMPVAGHLALISQSGAIAAGMVDWAAQRSVGFSGIVSIGDQLDVDIADLLDYFALDEKTHAILLYIEAIKDARKFMSAARAAARVKPVVVVKSGRMAQGARAAATHTGALAGADAVYDAAFQRAGVLRVSDLGELFDCAETLGRLKSPPGKRLAILTNGGGIGVLAIDRLAELGGISAQLSPETRERLDAVLPPTWSKSNPVDIVGDADAERYAVALEALLADPSNDAVLVMNVQTAIAPADEIAAAVTGVVQKYRAERRMLPKPVLAVWVGAEPSIGKLLSDAGIPNYLTEDDAVRGFMHLVRHREVVEALAQVPPAMPSEFAPDVGAARKLVATALADDRSWLDPIEVKQLLDAYDIAAVPTFAAADAEEAVAHANAIFAQGSTVVLKIMSRDIVHKSDVGGVVLNLTSADAVRKATADILARARSLRPEARISGVMVQAMVVRAKARELILGLADDPTFGTVVVFGRGGTAVEIINDKALALPPLDLQLAESLIERTRVSRLLRAYRDVPAVKQDAVAMVLVKLAQLAADIPEIRGLDINPLLADEAGVLAVDARVAIGRVERKFRGSGPANFAVRPYPSQWQRHIEVKDGWRVFVRPIRPEDEPLIHEMLKHVTMHDLRLRFFAPMKEFSHEFIARLTQLDYARAMAFVAFDEATNELVGVVRIHSDSIYESGEYAILLRSDLKGRGLGWVLMQLIIEYAKSEGLKAISGDVLAENTIMLAMCRSLGFEVKTDPVEHDICNVRLAL from the coding sequence ATGTCCACCTATCGTCTGAACAATCTGCTTTCGCCGCATTCCGTCGCACTGGTCGGGGCCAGTCCGCGCCAGGGCTCGGTCGGCCGCGCCATTCTCAACAATATTCGTAAAGCTCAGTTCAAAGGCGAATTCGGTCTCGTCAATCCGCGCTATCACGAGATCGATGGCGTGGCGACCGCTGACAGCATCGCCAAACTGACATTTGTGCCGGAACTCGTTGTCCTCACCACGCCGGCCCGCACCATCGCAGGTCTGATTGATGAAGCGGGCCGCCGCGGCGCGGCAGGTGCGGTCATCGTCAGTGCCGGGCTCGGCCATGGTCCGGATTCGCTGGCGGAGGCAGCGGAACGAGCCGCGCAAAAATACGGCATGCGGCTGATCGGCCCGAATTGCCTGGGCATCATGATGCCGGGCGTCAGCCTCAATGCCAGCTTTTCGGCGCACATGCCGGTGGCGGGACATCTGGCGCTGATCTCGCAGTCCGGCGCCATTGCAGCGGGGATGGTGGACTGGGCGGCGCAGCGCTCTGTTGGTTTTTCCGGCATTGTTTCGATTGGCGACCAACTCGATGTCGATATCGCCGATCTGCTCGACTACTTCGCGCTGGATGAAAAGACCCACGCCATTCTGCTTTACATCGAAGCGATCAAGGACGCCCGCAAGTTCATGTCAGCGGCGCGCGCCGCCGCCCGGGTCAAACCCGTCGTCGTCGTCAAGTCGGGCCGCATGGCGCAAGGCGCGCGGGCGGCGGCAACGCATACCGGCGCACTGGCCGGGGCGGATGCCGTCTACGATGCCGCATTTCAGCGCGCCGGCGTCCTGCGCGTCTCCGATCTTGGCGAACTGTTCGACTGTGCGGAAACGCTTGGACGGCTCAAATCTCCGCCCGGCAAGCGGCTGGCGATCCTGACCAATGGTGGCGGCATCGGCGTGCTGGCCATCGACCGGCTGGCCGAACTCGGCGGCATCTCCGCCCAGCTCTCGCCGGAGACGCGGGAACGACTGGATGCGGTGCTGCCTCCGACGTGGTCGAAGTCTAACCCGGTCGACATCGTCGGCGACGCCGATGCCGAGCGCTATGCCGTGGCGCTGGAGGCGCTGCTGGCCGACCCGAGCAATGACGCCGTGCTTGTCATGAATGTCCAGACCGCAATCGCGCCTGCCGATGAGATCGCCGCAGCCGTGACCGGCGTGGTCCAGAAGTACCGCGCCGAACGCCGCATGTTGCCCAAACCGGTACTCGCAGTCTGGGTCGGCGCCGAGCCGTCGATCGGCAAGTTGCTGAGTGATGCCGGCATTCCGAACTATCTGACCGAGGACGACGCGGTGCGCGGCTTCATGCATCTGGTCCGGCATCGCGAAGTCGTTGAGGCGCTGGCGCAGGTTCCGCCCGCGATGCCGAGCGAGTTTGCGCCCGATGTGGGCGCGGCGCGGAAGCTCGTGGCCACGGCGTTGGCCGATGATCGCTCATGGCTTGATCCGATCGAGGTTAAACAGCTCCTTGATGCCTACGATATTGCGGCCGTGCCGACCTTCGCCGCCGCTGATGCCGAGGAGGCGGTCGCGCATGCGAATGCGATCTTTGCGCAGGGATCGACGGTCGTGCTCAAGATCATGTCGCGGGATATCGTGCATAAATCCGACGTCGGCGGCGTCGTGCTCAATCTCACCAGCGCCGACGCGGTGCGCAAGGCGACCGCCGATATTCTCGCGCGGGCACGATCGCTGCGGCCGGAGGCACGGATCTCGGGCGTGATGGTGCAGGCGATGGTGGTGCGGGCAAAGGCGCGCGAACTCATTCTCGGCCTCGCCGACGATCCCACGTTTGGCACCGTCGTCGTGTTCGGCCGCGGCGGCACGGCGGTCGAGATCATCAACGACAAGGCGCTGGCGCTGCCGCCGCTTGACCTGCAATTGGCGGAGAGCCTGATCGAGCGCACCCGCGTCTCCCGGCTACTGCGCGCCTATCGCGACGTGCCGGCGGTGAAGCAGGACGCGGTGGCGATGGTTCTGGTCAAGCTCGCGCAATTGGCCGCCGACATTCCGGAAATCCGAGGGCTCGACATTAACCCGCTGCTGGCCGATGAAGCCGGCGTGCTGGCGGTCGATGCACGTGTCGCGATTGGACGGGTCGAGCGCAAGTTCCGCGGTTCGGGTCCTGCGAATTTCGCCGTGCGGCCCTATCCCTCGCAGTGGCAGCGCCATATCGAGGTCAAGGACGGCTGGCGCGTCTTCGTTCGTCCGATCCGGCCCGAGGACGAGCCGCTGATCCACGAGATGTTGAAACACGTCACCATGCACGATCTGCGGCTGCGATTTTTCGCCCCGATGAAGGAATTTTCCCACGAGTTCATCGCCCGCCTGACCCAGCTCGATTATGCCCGGGCGATGGCCTTTGTCGCGTTCGACGAGGCGACCAATGAACTCGTCGGCGTCGTCAGGATTCATTCCGACTCGATCTACGAGAGCGGCGAATACGCGATCCTGTTGCGCTCGGACCTCAAGGGCAGGGGCCTCGGCTGGGTATTGATGCAGTTGATCATCGAATACGCGAAGTCAGAAGGCCTGAAAGCGATCTCGGGCGACGTGCTCGCCGAGAACACGATCATGCTGGCGATGTGCCGTAGCCTCGGCTTCGAGGTGAAGACAGACCCGGTCGAGCATGACATCTGCAATGTCAGGCTGGCGCTTTGA
- a CDS encoding universal stress protein: MAYKDILLTLTSYPDPTPTSITEDAVAIAATFGAHLAAIACEVYVEIPGRFLSGSMANIPGIIAGEVEKSRNSAKAMLAAFDNAANKAGILRESYLEKCPTFAVPDLLVDHARLRDLTIVPAPENYDQWYAEAVIFGSGRPTLVLPETARKRGFELGTVAVAWDFSRAAARAVSDALPLLEKARKVRIVTVTNEKKLDNKHSAEALAKNLARHGIDVVLDKVDADGRSIGEVLEAYTVSHQVDVLVMGAYGNSRWREFILGGATKRLLSKPPLPILFSH, translated from the coding sequence ATGGCGTACAAGGACATTCTGCTGACTTTGACGAGTTATCCCGATCCCACCCCGACCTCGATCACCGAGGATGCCGTCGCGATCGCCGCGACCTTCGGAGCTCATCTGGCGGCGATAGCCTGCGAAGTGTATGTGGAGATACCCGGCCGTTTTCTTTCGGGCTCCATGGCCAACATTCCCGGCATCATCGCCGGCGAAGTCGAAAAAAGCCGGAATAGCGCCAAGGCCATGCTGGCCGCTTTCGACAATGCTGCGAACAAGGCCGGCATTCTGCGCGAATCCTATCTCGAGAAATGCCCGACCTTCGCCGTGCCGGACCTGTTGGTAGACCACGCACGGCTTCGCGATCTCACCATCGTGCCGGCGCCGGAAAACTATGATCAGTGGTACGCGGAAGCCGTGATCTTCGGATCGGGACGGCCGACGCTCGTTTTGCCCGAGACAGCGCGTAAGCGTGGTTTCGAGTTAGGGACCGTCGCAGTCGCCTGGGATTTCAGCCGTGCTGCGGCCCGCGCGGTTTCCGACGCGCTGCCGCTGCTCGAAAAGGCCAGAAAGGTGCGGATCGTCACCGTCACCAACGAAAAGAAACTGGACAACAAGCATTCCGCCGAAGCGCTGGCCAAAAACCTGGCGCGCCATGGCATCGACGTGGTGCTCGACAAGGTCGATGCCGACGGCCGGTCGATCGGCGAGGTGCTCGAAGCCTACACGGTTTCGCATCAGGTCGACGTCCTCGTGATGGGCGCCTACGGTAATTCGCGATGGCGCGAGTTCATCCTCGGCGGCGCCACCAAGAGGCTGCTCTCGAAGCCGCCGCTGCCGATTCTGTTCTCACATTGA
- a CDS encoding helix-turn-helix domain-containing protein, which produces MLTQTITTPAVPAAKVFPAPRAQNVPAVDQFSVIATCAGVIASEFSYRKDEEIYGEGEPCEYVYQVVRGAVRTYKLLNDGRRQIGAFHLPGDVFGLDAGSIHRLTAEAIGETTVRLVKRRSLEAVAGLNVQVAHNLWMMTASDLRHAEDHMLLLGRKTAMEKVATFLLEMDRRLAKAGMVALPMCRRDIGDYLGLTLETVSRALSQLSDQGILVFSSARQIVLRNRQRLADLDA; this is translated from the coding sequence ATGCTCACCCAGACGATCACCACCCCGGCAGTCCCGGCAGCCAAGGTTTTCCCCGCCCCGCGCGCCCAGAATGTTCCGGCCGTCGACCAGTTCAGCGTGATCGCGACCTGCGCGGGTGTAATTGCCAGCGAGTTCTCCTACCGCAAGGACGAGGAAATCTACGGCGAGGGCGAGCCTTGCGAATATGTCTATCAGGTGGTCCGCGGCGCGGTGCGCACCTACAAGCTGCTCAACGACGGACGGCGGCAAATCGGCGCGTTCCATCTGCCGGGCGACGTGTTCGGCCTCGATGCCGGTTCGATCCATCGCCTGACGGCCGAAGCGATTGGCGAGACCACGGTTCGCCTCGTGAAGCGGCGCAGCCTGGAAGCTGTCGCCGGGTTGAATGTCCAGGTAGCCCATAACCTCTGGATGATGACCGCAAGCGACCTCCGGCATGCCGAAGACCATATGCTGCTGCTGGGCCGGAAGACCGCGATGGAAAAAGTTGCCACCTTCCTGCTGGAGATGGACCGCCGGCTCGCCAAGGCCGGCATGGTGGCGCTGCCGATGTGCCGCCGCGACATCGGCGACTATCTCGGCTTGACGCTGGAGACCGTTTCGCGGGCGCTTTCACAGCTCAGCGACCAGGGCATTCTCGTGTTTTCCAGCGCCCGTCAAATCGTGCTGCGCAATCGCCAGCGACTGGCGGATCTGGACGCCTGA
- a CDS encoding CHAD domain-containing protein has translation MALDCVAAIKAHHSSACAGDAEAVHQIRIAITRLRAAVAFFAPIVVDEEWVRLKKEIAWLNGSLGAARDSDVLVEYARRKRYRAWAQRMIGEQLDQRQMRNHRQLVRALRSVRTQHLISAMAGWIRRGPWLARCQQRKDAEALQIYCARKLNRWHGRLVRQGRQLNTLGASRRHRLRIKFKRFRYMLEALTETVNLWGRRELRHLHQPAKQLQRALGDLRDIKSFASLAGDGPQAKKGKTSKKRPPGYRRRKEKLLGAALASHRDMAKSFRGSVLQNST, from the coding sequence ATGGCGCTCGATTGCGTCGCGGCCATCAAGGCCCATCACAGTAGCGCATGCGCCGGCGACGCCGAGGCCGTGCATCAGATCCGCATCGCCATCACGCGGTTGCGCGCCGCGGTGGCGTTCTTCGCGCCGATCGTGGTCGATGAGGAATGGGTGCGCCTGAAGAAGGAGATCGCGTGGCTGAATGGCTCGCTCGGCGCCGCGCGCGACAGCGATGTCCTGGTGGAATATGCGCGCCGCAAGCGATACCGCGCATGGGCGCAGCGCATGATCGGGGAGCAGCTCGATCAACGCCAGATGCGGAACCACCGCCAACTGGTTCGCGCCCTGCGCTCGGTTCGGACGCAACATCTGATCTCGGCAATGGCAGGCTGGATCAGACGGGGGCCATGGCTCGCGCGCTGCCAGCAGCGCAAGGACGCGGAGGCTCTGCAAATCTATTGCGCCCGTAAACTCAACCGCTGGCACGGGCGATTGGTCCGCCAAGGGCGGCAGCTGAATACCTTGGGCGCGTCGCGCCGTCACCGGTTACGGATCAAGTTCAAACGCTTCCGCTACATGCTTGAAGCACTGACGGAAACTGTCAATCTGTGGGGTCGCCGCGAATTGCGCCATCTGCATCAGCCGGCAAAGCAGCTGCAGCGCGCATTGGGCGACCTCCGCGATATCAAGAGCTTTGCCAGCCTTGCGGGCGACGGGCCGCAAGCAAAAAAGGGCAAAACAAGCAAGAAGCGTCCGCCGGGCTATCGCCGCCGCAAGGAAAAATTGCTCGGTGCGGCGCTCGCGTCTCATCGCGACATGGCCAAGTCTTTCCGTGGTTCCGTTCTCCAGAATTCAACCTAA
- a CDS encoding Crp/Fnr family transcriptional regulator — protein sequence MRFFFMTDLRAGPETSHVTSAASLTFVGNPASSGPFRSLENGRPNGGDRGLDRELVFAALLRRLNTVSGLEEADIAALRGLPIAVRHWEAARAIVSDGERPTECCLIIEGFCVRSKVIASGQRQILSIHIPGEIPDLQSLHLHRMDHDLVSLTASTLGFISHASLRALTRTRPNVAEVLWRDTLIDAAMFREWIVNVGQRPATGRLAHIVLELRRRLEVTGRLAGDNFEMPLTQEQIGEALGITPVHANRVIKQLREERIVDISRGRVTVLDEAKLGELAQFDDRYLHQNPSL from the coding sequence TTGCGTTTTTTCTTCATGACGGACCTCCGTGCGGGGCCTGAAACCTCCCACGTCACATCGGCGGCGTCCTTAACGTTTGTTGGGAACCCCGCATCGAGCGGTCCGTTTCGTTCACTGGAGAACGGTCGTCCGAACGGAGGAGACAGGGGTTTGGACCGGGAGCTTGTGTTTGCGGCGTTACTGCGACGACTCAATACCGTCTCAGGATTGGAAGAAGCGGACATTGCTGCATTGCGAGGGCTTCCGATTGCCGTTCGTCACTGGGAAGCGGCCAGAGCCATCGTATCCGACGGCGAGCGCCCGACGGAATGCTGCCTGATAATCGAAGGCTTCTGCGTTCGGTCCAAGGTCATAGCCAGCGGCCAGCGGCAAATTCTCTCGATCCATATTCCGGGGGAGATTCCCGACCTGCAGAGCTTGCACCTGCACCGTATGGACCACGATCTCGTTAGCTTGACCGCGTCCACGCTCGGCTTCATCAGCCACGCGTCGTTGCGGGCGTTGACGCGGACGAGGCCGAACGTCGCGGAAGTGCTCTGGCGCGACACGCTGATCGATGCCGCGATGTTCCGGGAATGGATCGTCAATGTCGGACAGCGACCGGCGACCGGGCGGCTCGCCCACATCGTTCTCGAACTTCGCAGGCGGCTTGAAGTTACCGGTCGGCTGGCGGGCGACAATTTCGAAATGCCGCTGACGCAGGAACAAATCGGCGAGGCGCTGGGCATCACGCCCGTGCATGCCAACCGCGTGATCAAGCAACTGCGCGAGGAGCGGATCGTAGACATCAGCCGCGGCCGAGTGACGGTACTTGACGAAGCAAAGCTCGGGGAATTGGCCCAGTTCGACGACCGTTACCTCCACCAGAATCCGTCGCTTTGA
- the fixJ gene encoding response regulator FixJ, with product MPANAKVYVIDDDPAMRDSLDFLLGSAGFRVRLFDSAQAFLSEVATLEAGCVVTDVRMPGIDGMELMRRLNSSSRKLPVIVMTGHGDEPLAVEAMKLGALDFLEKPFDDDRLIGMVETALRESGSKSDAVSADMAARVASLTQRERQVMQGLVTGQSNKAIAREYDISPRTVEVYRANVMTKMQAGNLSELVRFAIRAGFVED from the coding sequence ATGCCAGCGAACGCTAAGGTTTATGTCATCGACGACGATCCGGCGATGCGCGACTCGCTGGATTTCCTGCTGGGTTCGGCCGGCTTCCGCGTGCGTCTTTTCGATTCCGCGCAGGCTTTCCTGAGCGAGGTTGCGACCCTGGAGGCCGGCTGTGTGGTCACCGACGTGCGCATGCCCGGTATCGACGGCATGGAACTGATGCGCCGACTGAACTCCAGCTCGCGAAAACTCCCGGTGATCGTCATGACCGGCCATGGCGACGAGCCGCTGGCCGTCGAAGCGATGAAGCTCGGGGCGCTCGACTTTCTGGAAAAGCCGTTCGATGACGACCGGCTGATCGGCATGGTCGAGACCGCCCTTCGCGAAAGCGGCTCGAAAAGCGACGCGGTGTCGGCCGATATGGCAGCGCGCGTCGCCAGCCTCACCCAGCGCGAACGCCAGGTGATGCAGGGGCTGGTAACGGGGCAATCGAACAAGGCCATCGCCCGGGAATACGACATTAGTCCGCGCACGGTGGAGGTCTACCGGGCGAACGTGATGACCAAGATGCAGGCTGGTAATCTTTCCGAACTGGTACGATTTGCGATCCGGGCCGGCTTCGTCGAAGATTGA
- a CDS encoding universal stress protein translates to MFRNILVHIPSERLVRPVIDVAVALTIARRSHLDAVAIGYEAMGNAGLMVEGGGAAVAAVMGADLERARERANAAIAVFEIEAKLAKIAYGIRTFAAIPAEAGKTISALARLYDMTIVLQPDPSKASYDNEIPQQILFNSGGPMLMVPYIHKGPLDAHHVGIAWDGSRLAARALRDAMPFLMGANAVTVIAVNEEAGDASSDQLAAHLGRRGIAARVQRLTTDRGAVQGAILSIAAESSMGLLVMGGYGHSRLQERILGGVTRSMFDCMTVPVLMSH, encoded by the coding sequence ATGTTCAGGAACATTCTGGTTCATATTCCCTCCGAGCGTCTGGTGAGGCCGGTGATCGACGTCGCTGTCGCGCTGACCATTGCGCGCCGGTCGCACCTCGATGCCGTGGCCATCGGCTATGAAGCGATGGGCAACGCCGGATTGATGGTGGAAGGCGGCGGCGCCGCCGTAGCCGCCGTCATGGGGGCTGACCTGGAGCGCGCTCGAGAACGGGCGAACGCTGCGATCGCCGTGTTCGAGATCGAGGCCAAGCTTGCCAAGATCGCCTACGGCATCAGGACCTTTGCGGCAATTCCCGCCGAGGCCGGGAAGACCATCAGCGCGCTTGCCCGGCTTTACGACATGACGATCGTGCTGCAGCCCGATCCCTCGAAAGCCAGCTACGACAATGAGATTCCGCAGCAGATCCTGTTCAATTCCGGCGGGCCGATGCTGATGGTTCCCTATATCCACAAGGGACCGCTCGACGCCCATCACGTCGGCATCGCCTGGGACGGCAGCCGCCTTGCGGCCCGCGCGTTGCGCGATGCGATGCCGTTTCTGATGGGCGCGAACGCCGTGACCGTGATTGCGGTCAATGAGGAAGCGGGCGACGCCTCCTCGGACCAACTCGCCGCGCATTTGGGGCGGCGTGGCATTGCGGCCCGGGTGCAACGGCTGACGACGGACCGCGGCGCCGTCCAGGGCGCGATCCTGTCGATCGCGGCCGAAAGCAGTATGGGCCTTCTGGTGATGGGTGGGTACGGCCATTCGCGCTTGCAGGAACGAATTCTGGGCGGCGTCACGCGCAGCATGTTCGATTGCATGACCGTGCCGGTCCTGATGTCGCACTGA
- a CDS encoding bifunctional aminoglycoside phosphotransferase/ATP-binding protein, with translation MTMPPSANAAATEADPQREVLQFLEGSSFGPAKGGRRIDTHASIVFLGADRALKIKRAVRLPFLDYSSLEKRKRACEEELKVNAGNAPELYRRIVAITRNSDGALEIGGAGTPVEWAVEMARFDETQSLDCVAKSMMIDASLATATADAILQSHGKAPRADGESWLASIRPIIDRNTAKFRGVRGLAAAAIDQLDAASRECAKTLQPLLRRRAEQGFVRRCHGDLHLANIALVDGRPLLFDAIEFDPVIATTDVLYDLAFTLMDLIHFDQPAAASTVFNRYLAEAGEEQIDGLQLLPLFLSVRAAIRAHVLFVKSEHAEASDVVWREAKRYFDLAGRLIMPKQPLLVAIGGLSGTGKSVLARGLAGLIEPPPGAVIVRSDVIRKRLFGTSETTALPESAYRADISKRVYDALASTAQRILAQGCSVVLDAMYLQEGERTEIAGLAAKRGARFVGLFLTADLATRLARIEQRRDDASDATRHIALKQDTTGAVNWHIIDASGTPDQSLRNACAALVARGVS, from the coding sequence ATGACGATGCCGCCATCCGCCAATGCGGCCGCCACCGAGGCCGACCCGCAACGGGAGGTGCTGCAGTTCCTCGAGGGCTCCAGCTTTGGTCCGGCCAAGGGCGGCAGGCGGATCGATACCCATGCCTCCATAGTTTTTCTCGGCGCGGACCGGGCCTTGAAAATCAAGCGCGCCGTGCGCTTGCCATTCCTCGATTACTCGTCATTGGAGAAGCGCAAGCGCGCCTGCGAGGAAGAGCTGAAAGTCAACGCCGGCAACGCTCCCGAACTCTACCGGCGCATCGTCGCCATCACGCGCAATTCCGACGGTGCTCTCGAAATCGGCGGCGCCGGCACTCCGGTCGAATGGGCGGTCGAAATGGCGCGGTTCGACGAGACGCAGTCGCTCGATTGCGTCGCGAAATCGATGATGATCGATGCATCGCTTGCGACGGCCACGGCCGACGCAATTCTGCAATCCCACGGCAAGGCGCCGCGCGCGGACGGAGAAAGCTGGCTAGCCTCCATTCGCCCGATCATCGACCGCAATACCGCAAAGTTTCGCGGGGTGCGCGGGCTTGCTGCCGCGGCGATCGATCAGCTCGATGCAGCCAGCCGCGAATGTGCAAAGACGTTGCAGCCGTTGCTCAGGCGGCGTGCCGAGCAGGGGTTCGTGCGCCGTTGCCATGGCGACCTGCATCTTGCCAATATTGCCCTGGTGGACGGCCGGCCGCTGTTGTTCGATGCCATCGAGTTCGATCCCGTCATCGCCACGACGGATGTGCTTTACGATCTCGCCTTTACGCTGATGGATCTGATCCATTTCGATCAACCTGCGGCGGCAAGCACGGTCTTTAATCGCTACCTTGCGGAGGCGGGGGAGGAACAGATCGATGGCCTCCAGCTGCTGCCGCTATTCCTGTCGGTGCGGGCAGCGATCCGGGCGCATGTGCTGTTCGTGAAGAGCGAACATGCCGAAGCGAGCGACGTGGTGTGGCGGGAGGCCAAACGGTATTTCGATCTGGCCGGGCGCCTCATCATGCCCAAGCAGCCGCTGTTGGTGGCAATCGGTGGGTTGTCGGGAACAGGCAAATCGGTGCTTGCACGCGGGCTCGCGGGCCTGATCGAGCCTCCACCCGGCGCGGTCATCGTCCGCTCGGACGTCATCCGCAAGCGCCTGTTCGGTACCAGCGAAACCACGGCTCTCCCGGAATCCGCCTATCGGGCTGATATCTCGAAACGTGTATACGATGCGCTCGCGAGCACCGCGCAACGTATCCTTGCCCAGGGCTGTTCGGTCGTGCTCGATGCCATGTATTTGCAGGAAGGAGAACGGACCGAAATCGCCGGCCTCGCGGCCAAGCGGGGCGCAAGGTTTGTCGGCCTGTTTCTGACGGCTGATCTAGCGACTAGGCTGGCGCGGATCGAGCAGCGCAGGGATGATGCATCCGACGCGACGCGGCATATCGCCCTGAAACAGGATACGACCGGCGCGGTAAACTGGCATATAATTGACGCCTCAGGAACACCGGACCAGTCGCTGCGCAACGCTTGTGCTGCGCTGGTCGCGCGGGGGGTGAGCTGA
- a CDS encoding universal stress protein, which yields MDYKTVMVGLALDRPNDACLRVAGDIAERFGARIIAVAASDLRPPMYFASGAIAQKLVEEETAAIERQLSELESKFRASVERRAIAVEWRATRTLPVPYMLQQARAADILVVGARSEALVDPSAAPDPSDLVMQAGRPLMVVPPRAEWLDLRSVLIAWKDVREARRAVFDALPILAAATEVTVAEIPEQDGRRADALSHVADVAAWLRGHGIAANTLVPEKAGGVTEQLEKIAGNVGAGAVIAGAYGHSRLREWVLSGVTRHLATESRRCAFLSR from the coding sequence ATGGACTACAAAACCGTCATGGTCGGTCTGGCGCTGGACCGGCCCAACGATGCCTGCCTCAGGGTGGCCGGAGATATCGCCGAACGATTCGGGGCGCGGATTATTGCCGTTGCGGCTTCAGATCTCAGGCCGCCAATGTACTTCGCGAGTGGCGCCATTGCGCAAAAGCTGGTCGAAGAGGAGACCGCTGCTATCGAGCGACAGTTATCGGAACTCGAATCGAAGTTTCGTGCGTCGGTCGAGAGGCGCGCAATAGCGGTGGAGTGGCGCGCCACCCGCACGTTACCGGTCCCCTACATGCTGCAGCAGGCAAGAGCCGCCGATATCCTCGTGGTCGGCGCCCGCTCCGAGGCCCTGGTGGATCCCAGTGCGGCTCCCGACCCGAGCGATCTGGTGATGCAGGCGGGCCGGCCGCTCATGGTGGTGCCGCCCAGAGCCGAATGGCTCGATCTGAGAAGCGTTCTGATCGCCTGGAAGGACGTGCGGGAAGCGCGCCGGGCCGTGTTCGATGCTCTGCCGATCCTGGCTGCTGCAACGGAAGTCACGGTTGCGGAGATTCCGGAGCAGGATGGCCGTCGCGCGGATGCGCTGTCGCATGTTGCCGACGTGGCGGCATGGCTGCGCGGCCACGGCATCGCGGCGAACACCCTCGTTCCGGAAAAGGCCGGCGGCGTGACCGAACAACTAGAGAAGATCGCCGGCAATGTCGGAGCGGGCGCGGTGATCGCCGGCGCTTACGGTCACTCGCGATTGCGCGAATGGGTGCTGAGCGGCGTGACACGCCACCTTGCAACTGAATCCCGCCGCTGCGCGTTCCTGTCCCGTTAA
- a CDS encoding response regulator transcription factor — MIYVVDDDYDVRTSLRFLLETEGFEVRTFRSGTALLGSSTRNRADCLVVDYKMAELDGLELAYRLRRLDVSTPIILITGYPDHGISAKAHLVGVRHVLLKPNLDGNLVDCVRNAINAPNVASRP; from the coding sequence ATGATTTACGTTGTCGATGACGACTACGACGTCCGGACATCGCTGCGATTTCTGCTGGAGACCGAGGGTTTCGAAGTCCGCACTTTCCGTAGCGGAACCGCGCTGCTCGGATCCTCCACCCGCAATCGAGCGGATTGTCTAGTCGTTGACTACAAGATGGCGGAACTCGACGGACTCGAACTGGCCTATCGGCTGCGAAGGCTCGACGTCTCCACCCCGATCATTCTGATCACGGGCTATCCTGACCACGGCATCTCGGCCAAAGCGCATTTGGTCGGCGTGCGCCACGTGCTCTTGAAGCCCAACCTGGACGGCAATCTGGTCGATTGCGTTCGAAACGCCATCAATGCGCCGAACGTGGCGAGCCGGCCCTGA
- a CDS encoding HPP family protein produces the protein MHRFLEATAGQFMTRQVKTVTRDTTMRELHRMFEADDFNCYPVREGDDIVGVVSNFDFLKCFAFNPGRMVPAYDDLLSRMVVDVMTSEFIYVDPATKLTRVLQLMVDHRMKSLPVLDAEQRMVGIISRGDIMRALTESARG, from the coding sequence GTGCATAGATTTCTCGAAGCGACCGCCGGGCAATTCATGACGCGCCAGGTGAAGACGGTTACGCGCGACACCACCATGCGCGAGCTGCATCGGATGTTCGAGGCCGATGATTTCAACTGCTATCCGGTGCGCGAGGGCGATGACATCGTTGGCGTCGTGAGCAATTTCGATTTTTTGAAATGCTTCGCGTTCAACCCCGGCCGCATGGTTCCGGCCTATGACGACCTTTTGTCGCGGATGGTGGTGGATGTGATGACGTCGGAATTCATCTACGTCGACCCCGCAACGAAACTGACCCGCGTCCTCCAACTGATGGTGGACCACCGGATGAAGAGCCTGCCGGTGCTGGATGCCGAGCAGCGGATGGTCGGGATCATCTCGCGCGGGGACATCATGCGTGCGCTGACCGAGAGCGCGCGGGGGTAG